The stretch of DNA TCCAAAATTGAAAAGAAGATGCAGGAGATTATAAATCAGGATTATCCTTTTGTAAGAAAAGAGATATCCAAAGAAGAAGCCGCCAAAATATTTAAGGCGAATAGCGAAAAATATAAGGTAGGGCTTTTGGAAAGGATTGAAGATGAGACGGTTTCTCTTTATGAGTCGGGCGATTTTGTTGACCTTTGCAAGGGGCCGCATATTGAATCAACAGGCAAGATTAAATCTTTCAAGTTACTCAGAATCTCCGGTGCTTACTGGAGAGGCAGTGAAAAAAATCCGATGCTTCAGAGGATATATGGCACGGCATTTTATACGAAAGAAGAATTGAAGGAATATTTGAATAAACTTCAAGAGGCTGATAAACGTGACCATCGTAAATTAGGTAAAGAACTTGACCTTTTTAGTACAAATCCTGATGTCGGTCCCGGTCTTGTATTATGGCATCCCAAGGGCGCTTTAATCCGAAGTATAATGGAAGATTATTGGCGTCATTCTCATAGAAAAGGCGGATATGAATTTGTTTTCACCCCTCATATTGGAAAAGCTTCTCTATGGCAGACTAGTGGTCATTTGCAATGGTATAAAGACGGTATGTATTCGCCTATTGAAATTGATGATGTGCAGTATTATATGAAGCCTATGAATTGTCCTTTCCATATGATGATTTATAAGAACAGTGTCCGCAGTTACAGGGAGTTGCCATTACGTTTTGCGGAATTGGGCACAGTATATCGTTACGAGCGTACAGGAGTTCTTCACGGTTTATCACGAGTAAGGGGTTTCACACAGGATGATGCGCATATATTTTGTTCGCCTGATAGAATAGTCGAAGAAATAACAAGGACACTGAAGTTTTGTTTATCATTTGTAAAGGCATTTAATCTACCATTACCTTCAATGGAATTAAGTGTAAGAGACGCTTCTATGCCTGATAAATATGCGGGGAGCGATGAGAATTGGAAGAGGGCAGAAGAGGCGTTAATAACTGCTCTTGATTCGCAAGGTCTTAAATATAAACGCATGGAAGGAGAAGCTGTTTTCTACGGCCCTAAAATAGACATGAAATATTATGATGCGTTGGGACGCGCGTGGCAGGGTTCAACGATACAATTTGATTTTAACCTTCCAGAGAGGTTTGATTTAAATTATGTTAGTAAAGCAGGCAAACAAGAGCGTCCATATATGATTCATCGAGCATTATATGGTTCCCTTGAGCGGTTTTTTGCGTTGTTAATAGAACATTATGCAGGGGCATTTCCTTTGTGGTTGTCGCCTGTTCAGGTTAAGATTCTGCCGATATCTGAAGATAATTTGCCTTATGCCCAGGAAATTTGTTCAAAACTTCAGGAAGCGGAAATAAGAGTTGAAGTTGATTCAAAAAATGCGACCTTAGGTTATAAAATCAGGGAAGCTGAAAAGGAGAAAACCCCATACATAGTAGTGTTGGGTAAAAACGAAGAAAAGGAGAAAACGCTTTCCGTAAGGAAAAGAAAAGAAGGGGACAAGGGGAAAATCAATATAGAACAGTTTATTGATAACATTAAAAAAGAAATAGAAAATTATACATAACTTTTAATGTTATGTTAAAAAAAGGAGTGAAAAATGAGTGTAGTTGTAGAAACAAAAATCGGAGAAAAGAAACTTATTATTGAAACAGGGAAATTAGCCAAGCAGGCGGATGGCGCTGTAGTTGTCAGTTATGGCGATACTGTGGTTTTAACCACTGTTGTAGCAAAGGCATTGGACGAAATACCACCGTTTTTTCCTTTATTTGTCGATTATAGGGAGATGACATATGCCTCTGGGAAAATACCCGGCGGATTTTTCAAAAGAGAAGGAAGACCTTCTGAGAAAGAAATCGTAACATCGCGAATGATAGACCGTCCTCTAAGACCTCTTTTTGCTGACGGTTCTATGGAAGAGATTCAGATCGTTTCTAATGCTCTTTCTGCGGACGGAG from bacterium encodes:
- a CDS encoding threonine--tRNA ligase: MKQNPQNISLETYRHSASHILAYAVKELYPDVKLGIGPAIEDGFYYDFDLSHRFVPEDLSKIEKKMQEIINQDYPFVRKEISKEEAAKIFKANSEKYKVGLLERIEDETVSLYESGDFVDLCKGPHIESTGKIKSFKLLRISGAYWRGSEKNPMLQRIYGTAFYTKEELKEYLNKLQEADKRDHRKLGKELDLFSTNPDVGPGLVLWHPKGALIRSIMEDYWRHSHRKGGYEFVFTPHIGKASLWQTSGHLQWYKDGMYSPIEIDDVQYYMKPMNCPFHMMIYKNSVRSYRELPLRFAELGTVYRYERTGVLHGLSRVRGFTQDDAHIFCSPDRIVEEITRTLKFCLSFVKAFNLPLPSMELSVRDASMPDKYAGSDENWKRAEEALITALDSQGLKYKRMEGEAVFYGPKIDMKYYDALGRAWQGSTIQFDFNLPERFDLNYVSKAGKQERPYMIHRALYGSLERFFALLIEHYAGAFPLWLSPVQVKILPISEDNLPYAQEICSKLQEAEIRVEVDSKNATLGYKIREAEKEKTPYIVVLGKNEEKEKTLSVRKRKEGDKGKINIEQFIDNIKKEIENYT